The window CTTAAACGAAGACCCGATGTTGTAGACAAGGCATCTGACGACGGACTTGTTCCAGACGAATGGGATTGATTTCTGCGATCGCAACTCCTGGTTTTTCTCCAGCATCCGATAAAATCACTCCCCAGGGATCAATAATCATGGCGTGACCATGAGTGCGTCGTGTGGCATAATGACGCCCGGTTTGCGCTGGAGCAATCACATAGCAAGTGTTTTCAATAGCTCTAGCTTGGAGGAGGACTTGCCAGTGGTCTTTGCCGGTATAAGCCGTGAAGGCCGCAGGCACAAACAAAATGTCTGCGCCCTTATACGCCAAATGTCGGTAAAGTTCTGGGAAGCGAACGTCATAACAGACAGAAAGACCCAAGGTACCTAACTGCTCTGAATGGTAAACGGCTGGCAAGTCATTACCGGCCATCACCGTACTCGATTCGCGATAGGTGTTACCATCGGGGACGTTGACATCAAAGAGATGAACTTTCTGATAACGAGTGAGTTCAGTTCCGTTGGGATCAATGAGGAGAGCCGTGTTGTAGACTTTTTCCTGGTTAACCGGAACCGGGAAACCGCCGCCGAGGATAGTGACTTGAAAGCGCTGTGCCATTGTTTTGAGGAATTTCTCGCTTTTTAATGCGATCTCCTTGGCCTGAGCAATCTTGTCTTCCTCTGTACCCAGAAAGGAGAAGTTTTCGGGTAAACTGACGAGTTCGGCACCCTGGCGCACGGCAAGTTCTATGAGTTCTTCTGCCTCAACCAGGTTTTTTTCGAGGTCGGGCAAGCTAGTCATTTGAATTGCAGCGGCAATATAGGACTTCATTTGCAATGTAGGGCGGAGACTTGTATAGCTAAGTTTTGGTCAATATAGCAGGCAGAGTCGTTAAAAGCTACACACTCCTTTCTAGGAGAAGCATTGGTTTTACACCTACCCTGATTGCTTTATACAGCGTTACACAAAAGAA of the Allocoleopsis franciscana PCC 7113 genome contains:
- a CDS encoding carbon-nitrogen hydrolase family protein; translated protein: MKSYIAAAIQMTSLPDLEKNLVEAEELIELAVRQGAELVSLPENFSFLGTEEDKIAQAKEIALKSEKFLKTMAQRFQVTILGGGFPVPVNQEKVYNTALLIDPNGTELTRYQKVHLFDVNVPDGNTYRESSTVMAGNDLPAVYHSEQLGTLGLSVCYDVRFPELYRHLAYKGADILFVPAAFTAYTGKDHWQVLLQARAIENTCYVIAPAQTGRHYATRRTHGHAMIIDPWGVILSDAGEKPGVAIAEINPIRLEQVRRQMPCLQHRVFV